The sequence below is a genomic window from Microbulbifer hydrolyticus.
CGGAAAGATCGCCCGGTGCCGAGCATATGCACCGCCTCAAGCAGCGACGTCTTGCCGCTACCATTTGCGCCACAGAACAGATTGACCGAGGGCGCTAACTGCAGATCCGCAGCGGAAATATTGCGGAAGTTGCTGAGGGCCAACCGGGTTACCGCCAAAACAACCCCTCCAAATCGCGCAGCGCCGAGTTGCCCATACGAAAAGACCGCCACCCCCTCGGGGTGACGGTCTCTACAAGTCTGAAAACGCGGTTAATGTGGCAAATCAAGATGTGTATCCGGCAACCATAAAACCTCTAACTAGCGCTTTAAAATCACAGGCGCATGGGCATGATTACATACACCGCGTCGCCCTCTTCCGGCTGCTGCAACAGCGCACTGCTGTTGGCATCGCCAAGACCGACGCGTATCTGGTCGCTATGGATCGCCGCAGTCACATCCAGCAGGTAGCCGACGTTAAAGCCGATCTCGAGCGGATCACCGTGGTAATCGACAACCAATTGCTCTTCCGCCTCTTCCTGCTCCGGGTTGTTGGCTACGATCTGCAGCAACCCTTCGGAAAGCTGCAAACGAACACCACGATATTTCTCATTCGACAGAATCGCAGCGCGCTGGAACGCCTGACGCAGGGCAACACGGTCCGCAAAAACTTCATTCCCGGTACCGCGCGGCAGCACCCGCTCGTAGTCAGGGAACTTGCCGTCGACCAGCTTGGAGGTGAATGTAAAGGGACCGCTGTTTACGCGGATGTGATTATTACCGAGCACAACCTCCGCACTTGCGTCCGTATCCTCCAGCAGGCGCGCCAGCTCGAGAACCCCCTTGCGCGGCACGATGGCCTGTATCGGCGATTCGACATTGAGCCCCGGCGCGTCCCGGTCGCACAGCGCGAGACGGTGGCCATCTGTCGCTACTGCGCGTAGCTGCTGCGGACGACACTCAAGCAACAGTCCATTCAGGTAGTAGCGGACATCCTGCTGCGCCATGGCAAAACCGGTGGCTTCAATCAAGCGGCGGATCTCGCGCTGGGAGATACTGAACCGGCTCTGCGCGGTGGTTTCTTCCTGATTCGGGAAATCGCTCGCCGGAAGTGTCGACAACTGGAACCGGCTGCGGCCGCTACGCAGAACAAGACGCTCGCCATCGCGCTCGAACTTCAACTCGGAACCGTCCGGCAAGGAGCGACAAATATCGAGCAGCTTGCGCGCCGGAACAGTAACCTCCCCCTCCATCTCGGCCGGTTGGTCCAGTTGCAGACGACCGACGATCTCCACCTCAAGGTCGGTACCGGTAAGGGAGAGCTCCTGGCCCTGCAGTTGCAGCAGTACATTCGCCAGCACGGGCAGGGTCTGGCGCTTCTCAACCACACCCGCTACCAGCTGCAGGGGTTTTACCAGGGCATCGCGGCTTACGCTGAATTTCATAGTTATTGCCTTGATCTCAGTTAGGTCATTCTTGTTGTTTTTGCGCCCGCCGGTAACCTCCAGCCAACGCCAAAATTCTTTAAATATCAATCACTTCAGGTTGTCAACGAACGAGTGAGCAGGCGCACATCCTCACGGATATCGCCGTCAGACTCCTGCAGTTCCCGGATCTTGCGGCAGGCGTGCAGCACTGTCGTATGATCCCGCCCACCGAAGGCATCGCCGATTTCCGGCAGGCTGTGATTGGTCAACTCCTTCGCCAGTGCCATGGCCACCTGGCGCGGCCGGGCCACGGAGCGGCTACGGCGCTTGGAAAGCAGGTCCGCCACCTTGATTTTGTAATATTCGGCGACTACCCGCTGGATATTGTCGACACTGACCAGGCGATCCTGCAGCGCCAACAGATCCTTGAGCGCCTCACGCACCAGAATATCGTCAATGGCACGGCCGGTGAACTGCGCGTTGGCAATCACCCGGCGCAATGCGCCTTCAAGCTCGCGAACATTGGAACGAATACGCTGTGCGATAAAGAAGGCAGAATCGTGCGGCAGCTCGACGCCAACCTGCTCGGCCTTTTTCATAAGAATGGCTACGCGGGTTTCCAGCTCGGGCGGCTCCACGGCAACCGTAAGTCCCCAACCAAAGCGCGACTTGAGCCGCTCCTCGAGGCCATCAATTTCCTTCGGATAGCGATCACAAGTGAGGATGATCTGCTGTCCACCCTCGAGCAGCGCATTAAAGGTATGGAAGAACTCCTCCTGGGAGCG
It includes:
- the dnaN gene encoding DNA polymerase III subunit beta — translated: MKFSVSRDALVKPLQLVAGVVEKRQTLPVLANVLLQLQGQELSLTGTDLEVEIVGRLQLDQPAEMEGEVTVPARKLLDICRSLPDGSELKFERDGERLVLRSGRSRFQLSTLPASDFPNQEETTAQSRFSISQREIRRLIEATGFAMAQQDVRYYLNGLLLECRPQQLRAVATDGHRLALCDRDAPGLNVESPIQAIVPRKGVLELARLLEDTDASAEVVLGNNHIRVNSGPFTFTSKLVDGKFPDYERVLPRGTGNEVFADRVALRQAFQRAAILSNEKYRGVRLQLSEGLLQIVANNPEQEEAEEQLVVDYHGDPLEIGFNVGYLLDVTAAIHSDQIRVGLGDANSSALLQQPEEGDAVYVIMPMRL